The Vidua macroura isolate BioBank_ID:100142 chromosome 4, ASM2450914v1, whole genome shotgun sequence genome window below encodes:
- the FGL1 gene encoding fibrinogen-like protein 1 has translation MKILIMIDFVLAASLMDVIGSSDLQKCFQEQIQLQGQVRLLEHRVKQQQLKIIQLLKKKEIQYSDREDENSVIDLGGKRQYSDCAEIYNEGHKQNGFYKIKPIQSPREFFAFCDMSEGGGWTVFQRRSDGSQNFDRLWADYEEGFGNFVLKNGEFWLGNKNLHYLTNQGNYTLRIDLTDFEGERRFAQYARFRVAGEEHSYEMNCGEYSGTAGDSLTGGFHPEVKWWADHRGMKFSTRDRDNDNYEGNCAEEEKAGWWFNRCHSANLNGLYYRGPYTAKTDNGIVWYTWHGWWYSLKSVVMKVRPADFECNIV, from the exons ATGAAGATTTTGATAATGATTGATTTTGTCCTTGCAGCTAGCTTGATGGATGTCATTGGCAGCTCT GatttacagaaatgttttcaagaGCAGATACAACTTCAGGGCCAGGTGAGGCTTCTGGAACATCGtgtgaaacagcagcagttaAAAATTATACAGCtcttaaagaagaaagagattCAGTACAGTGACAGAGAAGATGAAAACAGTGTCATTGACTTGGGAGGAAAAAGACAGTATTCAG ATTGTGCAGAAATCTACAATGAAGGCCATAagcaaaatggattttataaaataaaaccaatccAGAGTCCTAGAGAATTCTTTGCATTCTGTGACATGTCTGAAGGAGGTGGTTGGACTGTGTTTCAGAGACGTTCTGATGGCAGCCAGAATTTTGATAG ACTCTGGGCTGACTATGAAGAAGGCTTtggaaattttgttttgaaaaatggtGAATTTTGGCTTGGAAACAAAAATCTTCATTATTTGACTAATCAAG ggaattATACATTAAGAATTGATCTAACTGATTTTGAAGGAGAACGACGTTTTGCACAGTATGCAAGATTCAGAGTTGCAGGAGAAGag CATTCTTATGAGATGAATTGTGGTGAATACTCTGGTACAGCTGGTGATTCCCTTACTGGTGGATTTCATCCTGAAGTAAAATGGTGGGCTGATCATCGAGGAATGAAATTCAGTACTAGAGACAGGGATAATGACAACTATGAAGGGAACTGTGCTGAAGAGGAAAAGGCTGGCTGGTGGTTTAACAG GTGTCACTCTGCCAACCTCAATGGTTTGTACTACAGAGGTCCCTACACTGCCAAGACAGACAACGGGATTGTTTGGTACACCTGGCATGGGTGGTGGTATTCCCTAAAATCTGTTGTCATGAAGGTCAGACCTGCAGACTTCGAATGTAATATTGTTTAA